A part of Drosophila ananassae strain 14024-0371.13 chromosome 2R, ASM1763931v2, whole genome shotgun sequence genomic DNA contains:
- the LOC6493683 gene encoding prolyl 4-hydroxylase subunit alpha-1 isoform X2 has protein sequence MARILFSFLIIIANICFQLRAHNNSIYSSHDFAISLESQLKLLTLKEIQVTNLKNYKNELAIHYFAIKRAIKHTENLLNSMVEDKGNVIVLFKLLRHMHNDWPEYLKLFRKELGIKEMSLSQELLEKQPKATDFEESMAAIYKIQVVYDLDASNMTRGILNGKSYNVKNWGADECLIMGLLNQLMKHYDLSEQWFRLALIYFRGHPRPKELDIKLFKLSNILELLVEANKGLGHYSKARQYANELLSLQPNHNYINNQLLKLNDLDKKPPKSTKSNEKMYQLQKAICTKEYPKISLEEKFKLSKKINLRHYPNFLTKNETEALKMVSRPQLNRDENLSWNCSCKIAELKGSEHEIVNIINKKIRDISGVGKNVNEVIEVINYGISGNYNPDDREMSKRDHKANVLIFLNNVKQGGETVFPSLNIKLKPRMGTMLLWLNSEKRVWHHQCPLIVGNMWMATKRLY, from the exons ATGGCTAGAATcctgtttagttttttaattataattgcaaatatttgtttccAATTGAGGGCCCACAATAACAGCATTTACTCCTCTCATGATTTTGCCATATCCTTAGAATCACAACTAAAACTTTTGACATTAAAAGAAATTCAagtaacaaatttaaaaaactataaaaatgaATTAGCTATACATTACTTTGCAATTAAGCG AGCCATAAAGCATACtgaaaatttgttaaattcCATGGTGGAAGATAAGGGAAATGTAATAGTTTTGTTTAAACTTTTGCGACATATGCACAATGATTGGCCGGAATATTTAAAGTTATTTAGAAAAGAATTGGGTATCAAAGAGATGTCCCTTTCCCAAGAATTATTAGAAAAACAGCCCAAAGCAACCGACTTTGAAGAATCCATGGCAGCCATTTATAAAATTCAAGTCGTTTACGATTTGGATGCCTCTAATATGACGCGTGGAATTTTAAATGGCAAAAGCTACAA CGTTAAAAACTGGGGTGCGGATGAGTGTCTTATAATGGGCCTGTTAAACCAATTGATGAAGCATTACGACCTATCAGAACAATGGTTCCGATTAGCCTTGATTTATTTCAGGGGCCATCCTCGGCCTAAGGAACTTGAtattaaactttttaaattgtcCAACATTTTAGAGTTATTGGTCGAAGCAAATAAGGGGCTCG gaCATTATTCAAAAGCAAGGCAATATGCCAATGAGCTTTTGAGTCTGCAACCTAATCATAATTACATAAATAATCAATTACTTAAATTAAACGATTTAGATAAAAAGCCACCAAAATCTACCAAAAGCAATGAAAAGATGTATCAGCTGCAGAAAGCCATTTGTACAAAGGAATATCCTAAAATTTCActcgaagaaaaatttaaattgtcaaaaaaaataaatctgaGACATTATCCAAACTTTCTTACTAAAAATGAGACAGAAGCCCTCAAAATGGTGTCCAGACCTCAGTTGAATCGCGATGAAAACTTGTCTTGGAACTGCAGTTGCAAAATCGCAGAACTAAAAGGCTCTGAACATGAAATAGTTAatattattaacaaaaaaataagggaCATTAGTGGAGTAGGTAAAAATGTTAATGAAGTTATAGAGGTCATAAATTATGGCATTTCTGGAAACTACAACCCCGATGATAGAGAAATGTCTAAAAGAGATCATAAAGCcaatgttttaatattt ttGAATAATGTTAAACAAGGTGGAGAAACTGTTTTCCCATCActtaatattaaattgaaaCCTCGGATGGGAACTATGCTGCTTTGGTTGAATTCCGAAAAAAGAGTTTGGCATCATCAGTGTCCACTTATCGTGGGAAATATGTGGA TGGCTACGAAGAGGTTGTATTAG
- the LOC6493683 gene encoding prolyl 4-hydroxylase subunit alpha-1 isoform X1 yields the protein MIQLCILLFFLIHDKSILGIEEPTYRQIPYDYALSQIHMVPLLQLKEQAVENLSNYSKALENRLKNVELGIKQLEELLEPGDSLKPFKLFKLARHLYFDWKKWFRFLKEQIGSKEILKAQRLRPRMPSVTDYKEALYAIYRLQTTYDLDPAEMSEGLLRGKQYRCKKWSALECLMVGTTYYLDENFENAEIWFKLAQKKYYQHSIPKQFAVLGIPYKFILILLMKSARSSGRYKTALNYAKKGFNLELNTKYWEDQMAQIEALIKNPEVIKPFEPFKYLFKPACRKKYPHVHLKCQYLKASPFLKLAPIKMEKVFLDPPMSIYHDLINEKEISLLKNLSTPYLKRSELYSEYHGVFEDFSNLRTCKTMRLDDTNHPLLEKLNNRIVDATGLSVKDSEKLQISNYGIGGHLYEHQDFTTTTKIDFWNSGNRVITALFYLSDVEQGGDTVFPHLNLKVPAQKGSLMVWYNLLSNGTTDSRVLHASCPVLMGNKWIATKWLREKAQTFIRKCPKDFQNK from the exons ATGATTCAACTTtgtattcttttattttttttaattcatgaTAAATCTATTTTAGGGATTGAGGAACCTACATATCGACAAATTCCTTATGATTATGCTTTATCTCAAATACACATGGTTCCCTTGTTGCAACTCAAGGAACAGGCAGTAGAAAATCTTAGCAACTATTCAAAGGCTTTGGAAAATCGCTTAAAAAATGTGGAACT AGGAATTAAGCAATTGGAGGAACTCCTAGAGCCTGGAGATTCATTAAAaccttttaaattatttaaactgGCAAGACATTTATATTTCGACTGGAAAAAGTGGTTTCGTTTTCTAAAAGAACAAATCGGCTCAAAAGAGATTTTAAAGGCTCAAAGGTTACGTCCCAGGATGCCATCAGTTACCGATTATAAAGAAGCTCTTTATGCTATATATAGACTTCAAACCACCTATGATCTGGATCCTGCTGAGATGTCAGAGGGCTTACTGAGAGGAAAGCAATACAG ATGCAAGAAATGGAGCGCTTTGGAATGTTTGATGGTGGGAACTACATATTATTTGgatgaaaattttgaaaatgcaGAAATCTGGTTTAAACTTGCTCAGAAAAAGTACTACCAGCACTCAATCCCAAAACAGTTTGCAGTTCTAGGCATTCCTTACAAGTTTATCTTGATATTGCTAATGAAATCAGCCAGAAGTTCTGGCCGCTACAAAACAGCATTAAATTATGCCAAAAAAGGATTTAATCTTGAAttgaatacaaaatattgggAAGATCAAATGGCCCAAATCGAAGCATTAATTAAAAACCCAGAGGTAATCAAACCATTCGAGCCATTTAAGTATCTGTTCAAGCCTGCTTGCCGAAAGAAATATCCTCATGTCCATTTAAAATGTCAATACTTGAAAGCTTCTCCCTTTTTAAAATTGGCaccaataaaaatggaaaaggtATTCTTAGATCCACCTATGAGTATCTATCATGATTTGATAAATGAGAAGGAAATCTCATTATTAAAAAACCTTTCAACACCATATTTGAAACGTAGCGAATTATATTCAGAATACCATGGTGTTTTTGAGGATTTTTCCAATCTTCGAACTTGCAAAACAATGCGGTTAGATGATACCAATCACCCCTTacttgaaaaattaaataatcgGATTGTAGACGCCACAGGATTGAGTGTAAAAGATTCCGAGAAGCTACAGATTAGTAACTACGGCATTGGCGGACACTTATATGAGCATCAGGATTTTACAACCACAactaaaattgatttttggaATTCTGGAAATCGTGTGATTACAGCTTTGTTTTAT tTAAGCGATGTCGAGCAAGGCGGTGATACTGTTTTTCCACacttaaatttaaaagttCCCGCTCAAAAAGGGTCCCTGATGGTTTGGTATAATTTACTTTCGAATGGAACTACAGATTCTCGAGTTTTACATGCTTCTTGTCCAGTTCTCATGGGCAATAAATGGA ttgccACCAAATGGCTGCGTGAAAAAGCACAAACGTTTATACGAAAGTGTCCCAAGGactttcaaaataaataa
- the LOC6506268 gene encoding prolyl 4-hydroxylase subunit alpha-1 has protein sequence MRFKPTIYLTLLILTEIKMELITDHALSVVYMKNLVDMEDNFIGELTNYTIALKEKINTIESFLKEVRIKREISKKNPEEFVSNPLNGYSLIRRLYEDWSYFELYLPIVAGASHLENIKNNLNTNTVLDMDMEDAAMGISSIEVYYDLEATDIARGFFRGKQYNGTLNTMECLVMANYATINGREQSSINWHEAAFQRYEQDEMEHGQELRQVFDFSLPQLFKKYTDSLMVKGFRRASIDLLRGVSDSDVRLWQLQRLLEKQIKAFGVDATYIKPPLQNFQRNCMDQSKTPNSKLKCFYEQKRTAFLAIAPLKTEILSLDPYIAIFHDVIYENEIRRVKNITLSSFKGPLRYSNRDEYNVQFAKVYEDQQSMLNKRIEDLTGDVVAKEDKDFDVYNYGIGGISYSHLDVPSEEDAEAGLGNYLTSIMFFLSDLEDGGALTFDNEGLTVPPKKGCALVWRNLDNFMTFDPRLFHSSCPVIMGSKWTLVKWLHEVPQIFARPCRNTYLEFNA, from the exons ATGCGGTTTAAACCTACGATTTATTTAACATTACTTATTTTAACGGAAATAAAAATGGAACTCATTACTGATCATGCACTTTCGGTAGTTTACATGAAAAATCTAGTAGATATGGAGGATAATTTCATCGGCGAGCTAACCAACTATACAATAGCTctaaaggaaaaaataaataccatAGAGAG TTTTCTTAAGGAAGTTCGAATTAAACGAGAAATATCTAAGAAAAATCCCGAGGAGTTTGTGTCGAATCCTTTAAATGGTTATTCTCTAATTCGTCGTCTTTACGAGGATTGGTCCTATTTCGAGTTGTACTTGCCAATAGTTGCGGGCGCTAGCCACctggaaaatattaaaaataatctaaACACTAACACCGTCCTAGACATGGACATGGAGGATGCTGCTATGGGTATTTCTTCGATAGAAGTATACTATGATCTGGAAGCCACAGATATAGCCAGGGGATTTTTTAGGGGCAAGCAATACAA tgGCACTCTTAATACTATGGAATGCCTTGTTATGGCCAACTACGCTACAATTAATGGCCGAGAACAATCATCTATAAATTGGCATGAGGCAGCTTTCCAACGGTATGAACAGGATGAAATGGAACACGGTCAAGAATTGCGGCAAGTTTTCGATTTTTCGTTACCAcagttattcaaaaaatatacagaTTCCTTGATGGTTAAAG GATTTCGAAGAGCCAGTATAGATCTTCTTCGAGGAGTTTCCGATTCCGACGTCAGATTGTGGCAACTTCAACGCCTGCTTGAGAAACAAATTAAAGCTTTTGGGGTCGATGCAACA TATATTAAGCCGCCACTTCAGAACTTCCAAAGAAACTGTATGGACCAatcaaaaacaccaaattcAAAACTAAAATGTTTCTATGAACAAAAACGGACAGCCTTTTTGGCAATTGCTCCTCTTAAAACGGAAATATTAAGTCTTGATCCCTATATAGCGATTTTCCACGATGTCatttatgaaaatgaaataaggAGAGTGAAAAATATAACACTTTCTTCGTTCAAGGGTCCTTTGAGGTATTCAAATCGGGATGAATACAACGTCCAATTTGCCAAAGTCTATGAAGATCAGCAAAGTATGTTGAATAAACGCATTGAGGACTTAACAGGAGATGTTGTGGCTAAGGAGGATAAGGACTTTGACGTATACAACTATGGCATAGGAGGAATTTCATATTCCCACTTGGATGTACCCAGTGAAGAAGATGCAGAG GCTGGCCTAGGAAACTATCTTACTAGTATTATGTTTTTC TTGAGTGATTTGGAAGATGGCGGCGCCTTAACGTTTGATAATGAGGGTCTTACAGTTCCACCTAAAAAAGGATGTGCTTTGGTTTGGCGAAATTTGGATAATTTCATGACTTTCGATCCGCGGTTATTCCATTCGTCCTGTCCTGTTATAATGGGCTCCAAGTGGA ccCTCGTTAAATGGTTGCACGAAGTGCCTCAAATATTTGCCAGACCATGCCGGAATACTTATCTTGAATTTAATgcttaa
- the LOC6506269 gene encoding prolyl 4-hydroxylase subunit alpha-1, whose product MRYFVYLLFIIFIIIYNGSRSGSEKSKEEIEEEKEKEAKWQLKYNTEYYSSSCMGLVKLQKLENEFMKNFTLYTDDLQEKVNTLNLYLDSLKRPKHLTQKEREKFVSNPINSFGLIRRLHQDWIKLQNYVYSPVGMERLDQMEAIVKKAPEAYDMNEAQISISRIETTYELKVNDLANGIIYNEDYRSEMGVRDFFALAQHRFKTGDYNRSLEWLEEARQYKSLENQNNTNKILGDPWEEFARSIIMHNISLENPSLNNETIYKQASNKLKVSEPKEIDKVVYSLLTQWKEESHNATNSTEPSLIAHYTGCRNQFPKQNNLVCRYNATTTPFLKLAPLKLEEVSLDPYIVLYHNVISDREIEEMKGLIDEMDNGWTDLNESREIVSRLVWLTKESRFRKRLNLRIRDITGFNVDEIRGLQIANFGVGGQFKPHYDYFTERILRLNNTILGDRIASIIFYVGDVVHGGQTVFPDIQIAVKPQKGSSLFWFNTFDDATPDPRSLHSVCPVLIGDRWTITKWLHYEPQLFVKPCYPKIRE is encoded by the exons ATGAGATATTTTGTATaccttttatttattatttttataataatatataatggATCAAGGAGTGGATCTGAGAAATCAAAAGAAGAAATAGAGGAGGAAAAGGAAAAGGAGGCAAAATGGCAACTTAAATATAACACGGAGTACTACAGTTCCTCATGTATGGGTTTGGTTAAGCTCCAAAAACTGGAAAATGAATTCATGAAAAATTTTACCCTCTACACTGATGATTTGCAGGAAAAAGTTAACACCTTAAACCT TTATCTTGATTCATTGAAGCGACCCAAACACTTAACTCAGAAAGAAAGAGAGAAGTTTGTATCTAATCCCATAAACTCCTTTGGATTGATAAGGAGACTCCACCAGGATTGGATTAAATTGCAGAATTATGTATATTCCCCTGTAGGAATGGAAAGGCTTGATCAAATGGAAGCCATTGTGAAAAAAGCACCCGAGGCCTATGACATGAATGAGGCCCAAATATCTATCAGTCGCATTGAAACCACTTACGAATTGAAAGTAAATGATTTGGCCAATGGTATTATTTACAACGAGGATTACAG ATCTGAGATGGGAGTTAGAGATTTCTTTGCTTTAGCTCAACATAGATTTAAAACCGGCGATTACAATAGATCCTTAGAGTGGCTTGAGGAGGCTCGGCAGTACAAGTCTCTGGAGAACCAAAATAACACCAATAAGATCCTGGGTGATCCTTGGGAAGAGTTTGCTCGCTCCATAATAATGCATa ATATTTCTCTGGAAAATCCATCCCTGAATAATGAAACTATTTACAAACAAGCGAGCAACAAGTTGAAAGTTTCAGAACCTAAAGAAATAGACAAAGTTGTTTACTCACTGCTGACTCAATGGAAAGAAGAAAGCCACAATGCGACCAATAGCACAGAACCGTCTTTAATTGCACATTATACTGGATGTCGAAATCAAtttccaaaacaaaataatcttGTTTGTCGATACAACGCCACCACTACACCATTTCTGAAATTGGCTCCCCTGAAGTTGGAGGAAGTAAGCCTGGATCCCTACATTGTTCTTTACCATAATGTAATATCTGATAGGGAAATTGAAGAAATGAAAGGTCTAATTGATGAAATGGATAATGGTTGGACGGATTTGAATGAAAGCAGGGAAATCGTAAGCCGTCTTGTTTGGTTAACCAAGGAATCAAGATTTAGGAAACGCTTGAACCTGCGTATCAGAGACATCACAGGATTTAATGTTGATGAAATTCGTGGACTCCAAATAGCCAATTTTGGTGTGGGTGGACAATTCAAGCCGCACTATGATTATTTCACGGAGCGCATTTTAAGATTGAATAATACTATACTGGGAGATCGAATAGCTAGCATTATCTTTTAT GTTGGCGATGTTGTCCATGGTGGTCAGACAGTATTTCCAGATATTCAAATAGCCGTAAAGCCTCAAAAGGGGAGTAGCTTATTTTGGTTCAATACATTTGATGATGCAACTCCAGATCCCAGATCTTTGCACTCCGTTTGCCCTGTTTTGATTGGTGACCGATGGA CCATAACTAAATGGTTGCATTATGAGCCCCAACTATTTGTGAAGCCCTGCTATCCAAAGATCAGAGAATAA
- the LOC116655761 gene encoding prolyl 4-hydroxylase subunit alpha-1, translating to MEVKIKSSWVFSTILLFWELIFAEQTRDQSQDEGGLMELIKLEQQFIMNLKAYTEKLNEKVTNLQAFIESIDYGVNQSLEEREKYLSNPLNAFSLIRRTHQDLPKWHNYTQQFVGMEELYALDEIIAQSPDENEMKDALQGMNRLEQIYNLEAIELAKGRLLDKKHNIQLSIRDCVALGDDKFKRKDYSKASMWFRAAIKHEPEIHSNLINEVLGDPLDKLHLKYAKATLVYAIIKSNPRQGIKKAEEMADGAIASASLPDLKSLITELLSQSDQAIISDMAQNKTVPTDYELGCRGLFPLKNKLFCQYNFHTTPFLKIAPLKQEILSLDPFISMFHEVLYEYELHGLKEDLKNPIKSKKYKKNITNRFSQRLTDITGLHFSKRDQINIDNYGLENQAEVHYNYKDIGGPVGAILFFISDDVQGGATVFPKLKVSVFPKKGSCLVWYNIKDDGRLDPRTTHSICPVLEGNSLVLTKTFFMATQMTSQTCLLNDFAQNKIFYL from the exons ATGGAGGTGAAAATTAAAAGTAGTTGGGTCTTCTCAACAATACTCCTCTTTTGGGAGCTTATTTTTGCTGAACAAACAAGAGATCAATCCCAAGATGAAGGGGGACTTATGGAGCTCATAAAACTAGAACAACAATTCATAATGAACCTGAAAGCTTACACTGAAAAACTGAATGAAAAAGTTACCAACTTGCAGGC ATTTATCGAATCAATTGATTATGGAGTTAATCAAAGCCTAGAGGAACGTGAGAAGTACCTCAGCAATCCACTAAATGCATTTTCACTAATACGAAGGACCCATCAGGATTTACCCAAATGGCATAATTACACGCAACAGTTTGTAGGAATGG agGAGTTATATGCCTTAGATGAAATAATAGCGCAGTCCCCGgacgaaaatgaaatgaaagatGCTTTGCAAGGAATGAATCGATTGGAACAAATTTACAATCTGGAAGCCATAGAATTGGCAAAAGGCCGTCTACTGGACAAGAAACACAa TATTCAACTTTCCATACGTGACTGTGTGGCCTTGGGTGAtgataaatttaaaagaaaagattATTCAAAAGCATCCATGTGGTTTCGGGCGGCCATCAAACATGAACCTGAAATCCATTCCAATTTAATTAATGAAGTGCTTGGCGATCCCCTGGATAAATTACATTTGAAGTATGCGAAGGCGACTCTAGTTTATg ccataataaaatcaaatccaAGGCAAGGTATAAAAAAAGCTGAGGAGATGGCAGATGGAGCCATTGCAAGTGCCAGTCTTCCGGATTTAAAGTCTTTAATAACAGAATTGCTAAGCCAAAGCGATCAGGCAATAATTAGTGATATGGCTCAAAATAAGACTGTCCCTACGGATTATGAATTGGGATGTCGAGGATTGTTTCCtttgaaaaataaactatTCTGCCAATACAATTTCCATACAACCCCGTTTTTGAAGATAGCCCCTTTGAAACAGGAAATATTAAGCTTGGATCCATTTATTTCTATGTTTCATGAAGTGCTTTACGAATATGAGTTACATGGTCTCAAGGAGGACTTGAAAAACCCAAtcaaatctaaaaaatataagaaaaatattacaaatagaTTTTCTCAACGCCTGACTGATATAACAGGCTTACATTTTTCCAAAAGAGATCAAATAAATATAGACAATTATGGGCTTGAAAatcaagctgaagttcattacAACTATAAAGATATAGGAGGACCAGTAGGAGCCATTCTATTTTTC atcaGTGATGATGTTCAGGGTGGTGCCACTGTATTTCCAAAGTTAAAAGTTTccgtttttcccaaaaaaggaAGCTGTTTGGTGTGGTATAATATAAAGGACGACGGGAGGTTAGATCCTCGTACTACTCATTCTATTTGTCCTGTTCTTGAAGGAAACTCTTTAg ttttaacCAAGACGTTTTTCATGGCAACACAGATGACTAGCCAAACCTGCCTTTTGAATGATTTTGCtcaaaacaagattttttatttataa
- the LOC6506270 gene encoding prolyl 4-hydroxylase subunit alpha-2, with the protein MLGFFGSLVIFLCFGPNSVWGIEEKSQNASQYYSSTVELLKLLKLEHQFVEVFKNYSEELGGNLKAYLISIKYKENQTISEKVEYISNPLNAYMLLRRTREELPKWLDYFKKILGNDTFKKLDKLVPLLPDVLDLREAMLGLQRIETTYDLRVDDLAYGILQGKQYDIQLSYRDRVAMGHLSFQRRNYQAAAQWYRTACKHDSEDNEEILNKVLGNPTEFLHRQHIKALYVYGISISGDDETEEVALSRIENSLGHVGNQWLQKLIESLHRPNNDVEIMKELYQTKPLVSTFEEGCRGLYQQKMNLFCRYNFTTTPFLRLAPLKLEEINLDPYVVMYHEVLYETEIEELKKQSGHMKNGYADQKNGTMYRAVVARHSWWSDESPTRERINRRIRDMTGLDFPITDTLQVANYGCGTYFKPHFDYTSDGYETPNADALGDRLGTIIFYASDVLQGGATVFPDIKVSITPRKGSSVFWYNLYDDGRPDIRSRHSVCPVINGDRWTLTKWIHIFPQMFIIPCGPRK; encoded by the exons ATGTTAGGATTCTTCGGGTCTTTAGTAATTTTCCTCTGTTTTGGCCCCAATTCTGTATGGGGAATTGAGGAAAAAAGCCAAAATGCAAGTCAGTACTATTCATCTACTGTTGAACTTCTAAAGTTATTAAAATTGGAGCACCAGTTTGTGGAAGTCTTCAAAAACTACTCTGAAGAGCTGGGCGGCAATCTGAAAGC TTACTTGAtctcaataaaatataaagaaaaccAAACCATAAGCGAAAAGGTGGAGTATATTTCAAATCCTTTGAATGCGTATATGCTTCTGAGGCGCACTCGCGAGGAATTGCCAAAGTGGTTggattattttaaaaagataCTTGGGAATG atacatttaaaaaactgGACAAACTTGTGCCTTTATTACCAGATGTTTTGGATTTAAGAGAGGCCATGTTGGGATTACAACGGATAGAAACTACTTATGATCTGAGGGTAGACGACTTAGCATATGGTATTCTTCAGGGCAAGCAATATGA tatACAACTTTCTTATCGAGATCGTGTGGCTATGGGACATTTGAGCTTTCAACGACGGAACTACCAGGCGGCTGCCCAATGGTATCGTACGGCATGTAAGCACGATTCCGAGGATAATGAAGAGATACTGAACAAGGTCCTGGGCAATCCAACCGAATTCCTGCATCGCCAACATATCAAGGCCCTTTATGTATATG gCATCAGCATCTCAGGAGACGACGAGACGGAAGAGGTAGCCCTTTCCAGGATAGAGAACTCCTTGGGTCATGTTGGCAACCAATGGCTACAGAAACTAATAGAAAGTCTTCATAGACCCAATAATGATGTGGAAATAATGAAAGAGCTGTATCAAACGAAGCCACTTGTTTCCACCTTTGAGGAGGGATGTCGAGGCTTATATCAGCAGAAAATGAACCTATTTTGTCGGTATAACTTTACCACAACACCGTTTCTCCGCCTGGCACCTCTTAAACTAGAGGAAATCAATTTAGATCCTTACGTAGTTATGTATCATGAAGTGCTCTACGAAACTGAAATCGAGGAACTCAAAAAGCAATCGGGTCATATGAAAAATGGATATGCGGATCAAAAGAATGGAACCATGTATAGGGCAGTGGTGGCTCGACATTCCTGGTGGTCCGATGAGTCACCTACTAGGGAAAGGATTAACCGGCGAATCAGGGATATGACAGGATTAGATTTTCCCATAACAGACACGCTGCAAGTGGCGAACTACGGGTGTGGCACATATTTTAAACCTCACTTCGATTACACCTCAGATGGCTATGAAACTCCGAATGCGGATGCCTTGGGAGATCGCTTGGgaactattattttttat GCCAGTGATGTTTTGCAAGGCGGTGCCACTGTTTTTCCAGATATTAAAGTCTCCATAACTCCTCGAAAAGGTAGCAGTGTATTTTGGTATAATTTGTACGACGATGGAAGACCTGACATCAGAAGCAGGCACTCTGTTTGTCCGGTTATAAACGGCGATAGATGGA CTCTCACCAAGTGGATTCACATATTTCCTCAAATGTTTATTATTCCATGTGGACCCAGGAAGTAG
- the LOC6506272 gene encoding prolyl 4-hydroxylase subunit alpha-1 codes for MKWFSFQLPFLLFLYFSQVICFEKLENHEDSIIYSTSVMSMVKILELEESLKTNLEVYVNEMQHKLDLIKVFQESIKRDKFKTLEEKEEYMGNPLNSYPMLRRLNQDWPKWLRYLKLGISSKNIKEMESLLQSSPSNEDLQVALKGMSRIEQFYNQHAEDLTKGFLLGKKFDSQLNSPDCVALGDFYYNQTQYSDSTHWYRMALRLHKFTEGKIYEKVLHLKRKRIYKKYAKAMVQETLKLDKKKAIAKNIPELEAMAKQVAREDNYQNIKRTIDELLTGKERIFQEEAARNKRKPSNLELGCRGKWPKKPSPTLTCRYVRETHDFLKLAPLKMEFLNMQPLIVLYHDVLYEGEFKSMRDIAIFNATMGDGWTYVDFDKKGKPKRQDRVVKMITFQGTTAEFTLRINRRIADMTGLEMNENMALHLTNYGLGGHFGKHVDYVELAKRPPNFFGDLGGDRIATALLYASDVPLGGTTVFTKLKLSIEPKKGSALIWFNLNNAGDPDPMSEHSACPVVLGSRWTISKWIHERQQLFKKPCFA; via the exons ATGAAGTGGTTTAGCTTTCAGCTCCCTTTTCtgttatttctttatttttcacaAGTTATTTGTTTTGAAAAGTTAGAGAACCATGAAGACTCCATTATATACAGCACTTCCGTCATGAGTATggttaaaattttagaattggAAGAGTCTTTAAAAACGAATCTGGAAGTATACGTTAATGAAATGCAACACAAACTGGATCTCATTAAAGT GTTTCAAGAATCAATTAAGCGAGACAAGTTTAAGACTCTGGAAGAAAAGGAAGAATATATGGGAAATCCTTTAAACTCTTATCCCATGCTAAGGCGTCTAAATCAGGACTGGCCAAAATGGCTCAGATACCTCAAACTGGGTATATCTTCCAAAAACATCAAAGAAATGGAATCTTTACTTCAGTCTTCCCCAAGCAATGAAGATCTTCAGGTGGCTCTCAAAGGAATGTCGCGTATAGAACAATTCTACAACCAACATGCTGAGGACTTAACCAAGGGTTTTCTCTTGGGAAAGAAATTTGA TTCCCAACTGAATTCCCCGGACTGTGTGGCTTTAGGAGACTTTTATTATAACCAAACCCAATACTCGGATTCAACGCACTGGTATCGCATGGCATTACGACTTCATAAGTTCACCGAAGGAAAGATATACGAAAAAGTTTTgcatttaaaaagaaaaagaatctACAAAAAATATGCCAAAGCCATGGTACAAGAAA cccTAAAATTAGACAAAAAGAAAGCCATTGCCAAAAATATTCCAGAACTTGAAGCTATGGCCAAGCAGGTGGCAAGAGAAGACAACTATCAGAACATTAAAAGGACAATCGATGAACTATTAACTGGAAAAGAGCGAATATTCCAAGAGGAAGCTGCCAGAAATAAGCGTAAGCCTTCAAATTTGGAACTAGGCTGCCGAGGAAAGTGGCCCAAGAAGCCATCACCAACACTAACATGCAGATATGTTAGGGAAACCCATGATTTCTTGAAACTAGCACCATTGAAAATGGAGTTTTTAAACATGCAACCCTTGATAGTTCTTTACCACGATGTCCTTTACGAAGGCGAGTTCAAATCGATGCGGGATATAGCCATCTTTAATGCCACCATGGGGGATGGGTGGACTTATGTGGATTttgacaaaaaaggaaagccaaAGCGACAGGATCGAGTGGTGAAAATGATCACTTTTCAGGGAACCACGGCAGAGTTTACACTTAGAATCAATAGACGGATCGCGGATATGACTGGGCTGGAGATGAACGAAAATATGGCTCTACATTTGACCAATTACGGGTTGGGGGGACATTTTGGTAAGCATGTTGACTATGTTGAGTTGGCCAAACGTCCG CCTAATTTCTTTGGGGATTTAGGAGGCGATCGAATCGCCACAGCTCTTTTGTAT GCTAGTGATGTTCCTTTGGGCGGCACCACCGTCTTCACCAAATTAAAATTATCCATTGAACCGAAGAAGGGAAGTGCACTAATCTGGTTCAACTTGAACAATGCCGGAGATCCTGATCCGATGAGCGAGCACTCCGCCTGCCCCGTAGTCCTGGGCTCTCGATGGA CCATTTCAAAGTGGATACACGAACGCCAGCAACTGTTCAAGAAGCCCTGCTTTGCCTAG